Proteins from a single region of Starkeya sp. ORNL1:
- a CDS encoding glucan ABC transporter ATP-binding protein/ permease: MDFLRLYARVLAALGPERRLGAVLAFANMLLAIALFAEPVLFGRIVDTLARAQAENRTPTFTELLPQLGAWAGFGIFTVVAGVWVALHADRLAHRRRLSIMSNYFEHVLQLPLGFHGGVHSGRLMKVMLQGVDGLWSLWLAFFREDCAGMVALVVLLPVSVVVNWRLGLLLVVLMLFFTALTYFVLDRTQDMQRHVEGLQSDLAERSADALGNVAVIQSFTRIEAEVRGLKETIDKVLAAQIPILAWWAVVSVGTKAATTLTILSIFLLGIWLHINGLASIGEIVTFVGFATLLVGRLDQVVGFANRLVLDAPRLAEFFEVMDVVPNVHDRPGARPLEQVKGAVAFEDVSFSYDGKRAALADVSFAVAPGETIALVGTTGAGKSTALALLHRVFDPQSGRITIDGQDLRDVTLASLRRNIGVVFQEAMLFNRSIEENLRVGRPDATPAEIASALERAQATEMVERQSEGLATIVGERGRSLSGGERQRIAIARALLKDPPILILDEATSALDAGTEAKVQAALDEVMKGRTTFVIAHRLATVRNADRILVFENGRIVEAGSFDALVRLGGRFAALARAQFMVSASSTGDLPPVET; the protein is encoded by the coding sequence ATGGATTTCCTGCGCCTCTATGCCCGCGTCCTCGCCGCCCTCGGTCCGGAGCGCCGGCTCGGCGCCGTCCTGGCCTTCGCCAATATGCTGCTCGCCATCGCGCTGTTCGCCGAGCCGGTATTGTTCGGCCGCATCGTCGACACGCTGGCGCGCGCCCAGGCCGAGAACCGCACCCCGACCTTCACCGAATTGCTGCCCCAGCTCGGCGCCTGGGCCGGGTTCGGCATTTTCACGGTGGTGGCCGGCGTCTGGGTCGCGCTGCATGCCGACCGGCTCGCGCACCGGCGGCGACTCTCCATCATGAGCAACTATTTCGAGCATGTGCTGCAATTGCCGCTCGGCTTTCATGGCGGGGTGCATTCCGGCCGGCTGATGAAGGTGATGCTCCAGGGCGTCGACGGGCTGTGGAGCCTGTGGCTCGCCTTCTTCCGCGAGGACTGCGCCGGCATGGTCGCGCTGGTCGTCCTGCTTCCGGTCTCGGTGGTGGTGAACTGGAGGCTCGGCCTGCTGCTGGTCGTGCTGATGCTGTTCTTTACCGCCCTCACCTATTTCGTGCTGGACCGCACCCAGGACATGCAGCGCCACGTCGAGGGGCTGCAATCCGATCTTGCCGAGCGCAGCGCCGACGCGCTGGGAAATGTCGCGGTGATCCAGAGCTTCACCCGCATCGAGGCCGAGGTGCGCGGGCTGAAGGAGACCATCGACAAGGTGCTGGCCGCGCAGATTCCGATCCTGGCCTGGTGGGCGGTGGTCTCGGTCGGCACCAAGGCGGCGACCACGCTGACCATCCTGTCGATTTTCCTGCTCGGCATCTGGTTGCACATAAACGGCCTCGCCTCGATCGGCGAAATCGTGACCTTCGTCGGCTTCGCCACGCTCCTTGTCGGTCGGCTCGACCAGGTGGTGGGCTTCGCCAACCGCCTTGTGCTCGACGCCCCGCGCCTGGCCGAATTCTTCGAGGTGATGGACGTCGTTCCCAACGTCCATGACCGCCCCGGCGCCAGGCCGCTGGAGCAGGTGAAGGGCGCTGTCGCCTTCGAGGACGTTTCCTTCTCCTATGACGGCAAGCGCGCAGCGCTGGCCGATGTCAGCTTCGCGGTGGCACCGGGCGAGACCATTGCCCTGGTCGGCACCACCGGCGCCGGCAAGTCCACCGCGCTCGCGCTTCTCCACCGCGTCTTCGACCCGCAATCCGGCCGCATCACCATAGACGGACAGGATCTGCGCGACGTCACGCTGGCCTCGCTCCGCCGCAATATCGGCGTGGTGTTCCAGGAGGCGATGCTGTTCAACCGCTCCATCGAGGAGAATCTGCGCGTCGGCCGCCCCGATGCCACGCCCGCCGAAATCGCCAGCGCGCTGGAACGGGCGCAGGCCACCGAGATGGTGGAGCGGCAGAGCGAAGGGCTCGCAACAATAGTCGGCGAGCGCGGCCGCTCGCTCTCCGGGGGCGAGCGCCAGCGCATCGCCATCGCCCGCGCGCTCTTGAAAGACCCGCCGATCCTCATCCTCGACGAGGCCACCAGCGCGCTCGATGCCGGCACCGAGGCCAAGGTGCAGGCCGCGCTCGACGAAGTGATGAAGGGACGCACAACTTTCGTCATCGCCCACCGTCTCGCCACCGTGCGCAACGCCGATCGCATCCTGGTCTTCGAGAACGGACGCATCGTCGAGGCCGGCTCGTTCGATGCGCTCGTCCGGCTTGGCGGGCGTTTCGCCGCGCTCGCCCGCGCCCAGTTCATGGTCAGCGCCTCGTCAACGGGTGATTTACCACCAGTGGAAACTTGA
- the hisE gene encoding phosphoribosyl-ATP diphosphatase — MTDSIRRLYDGVVATREGRNPSPRTQRLLGKGRSFIAKKVAEEGVEVALEAVVADSPAVIRESADLLYNLVVLWVDAGVAPEDIWAEMRRREQLMGMAEKLPKRGAKPIDGRQFALSLIANVADDSPDRSAVGAAIMVKRRKRV; from the coding sequence ATGACTGATTCGATCCGGCGCCTTTACGACGGGGTGGTGGCGACGCGGGAGGGGCGCAATCCCTCGCCGCGCACACAGCGGCTGCTCGGCAAGGGACGCTCCTTCATCGCCAAGAAGGTCGCGGAAGAAGGCGTCGAGGTCGCGCTGGAAGCAGTCGTCGCCGACAGCCCGGCGGTGATCCGCGAGAGCGCGGACCTGCTCTACAATCTCGTCGTGCTCTGGGTCGATGCCGGCGTGGCGCCGGAAGACATCTGGGCCGAGATGCGGCGGCGCGAGCAGCTGATGGGCATGGCCGAGAAGCTGCCGAAGCGCGGTGCCAAGCCGATCGACGGCCGGCAGTTCGCCCTGAGCCTGATTGCCAATGTGGCGGACGATTCACCCGACCGCTCCGCGGTGGGTGCGGCAATCATGGTCAAGCGTCGCAAGCGCGTCTGA
- a CDS encoding YqaA family protein codes for MLRRLYQWVIDLSERPSASWALAGISFAESSFFPVPPDLMLVPMCVAKPERAWWYAFICTVASVAGGLLGYAIGALLYDTVGTFLIGLYGYGDKVEAFNAAYAHYGHWIILIKGLTPIPYKVVTITSGFAHYSLFWFVVLSVITRGMRFFLVAGLLFWIGPAARDFIEKRLGLVTAAFAVVVVGGFIAAMYLF; via the coding sequence ATGCTGCGCCGTCTCTATCAGTGGGTAATCGATCTTTCCGAGCGTCCCTCCGCCTCATGGGCGCTGGCGGGCATCTCCTTCGCGGAGAGTTCGTTCTTCCCGGTGCCGCCGGACCTCATGCTGGTGCCGATGTGCGTGGCGAAGCCGGAGAGAGCGTGGTGGTACGCCTTCATCTGCACCGTCGCCTCGGTGGCGGGCGGGCTGCTCGGCTACGCCATCGGCGCGCTGCTCTATGACACGGTCGGCACGTTCCTGATCGGGCTTTACGGCTATGGCGACAAGGTCGAGGCCTTCAACGCGGCCTATGCGCACTACGGCCACTGGATCATCCTGATCAAGGGCCTGACGCCGATCCCCTACAAGGTGGTGACCATCACCTCGGGCTTCGCGCATTACAGCCTGTTCTGGTTCGTCGTGTTGTCGGTCATCACCCGCGGCATGCGGTTCTTCCTGGTGGCGGGGCTGCTGTTCTGGATCGGGCCGGCCGCGCGCGACTTCATCGAGAAGCGGCTCGGCCTCGTCACCGCGGCGTTCGCCGTGGTGGTGGTCGGCGGCTTCATCGCGGCGATGTATCTGTTCTGA
- the cysW gene encoding sulfate ABC transporter permease subunit CysW: MHPGAREEPPLVKWTIVAIAAGFIGLFIVLPLANVFVQAFSKGWDAYVHALSDPDALAAIRLTLMVAGLSVVLNTVMGLVMAWAMTKFSFGGKSLLITLVDLPFSVSPVIAGLVFVLLFGAQGYLGPWLIDNNWKIIFAWPGITLATVFVTFPFVARELVPLMQEQGTTEEEAAVTLGASGWRVFSRVTLPNIKWALLYGVLLCNARAMGEFGAVSVVSGHVRGETNTMPLHIEILYNEYQFQASFAVASLLAFLAVVTLFAKTVLEARLGRKGGH; encoded by the coding sequence ATGCATCCCGGCGCCCGGGAAGAGCCCCCATTGGTGAAATGGACCATCGTCGCCATCGCGGCCGGCTTCATCGGCCTGTTCATCGTGCTGCCACTGGCGAATGTCTTTGTACAGGCCTTCTCCAAGGGCTGGGATGCCTATGTGCACGCGCTGAGCGATCCGGATGCGCTCGCCGCCATCCGCCTGACCCTCATGGTCGCCGGGCTCTCGGTGGTGCTGAACACCGTCATGGGCCTCGTCATGGCCTGGGCGATGACCAAGTTCAGCTTCGGCGGCAAGAGCTTGCTCATCACTCTGGTCGACCTGCCCTTCTCGGTCTCCCCGGTGATCGCCGGCCTGGTCTTCGTGCTGCTGTTCGGCGCGCAGGGCTATCTCGGCCCGTGGCTGATCGACAATAACTGGAAGATCATCTTCGCCTGGCCGGGCATCACGCTTGCCACCGTGTTCGTCACCTTCCCGTTCGTGGCGCGCGAGCTGGTGCCGCTGATGCAGGAGCAGGGCACGACGGAGGAGGAAGCGGCGGTCACGCTCGGCGCCTCGGGCTGGCGCGTCTTCAGCCGGGTGACGCTGCCCAATATCAAATGGGCGCTGCTCTATGGCGTGCTGCTCTGCAACGCCCGCGCCATGGGCGAGTTCGGCGCCGTCTCGGTGGTTTCAGGCCATGTGCGCGGCGAGACCAACACCATGCCGCTGCACATCGAGATCCTCTACAACGAGTACCAGTTCCAGGCGTCCTTCGCGGTCGCCTCGCTGCTGGCCTTCCTCGCCGTGGTGACGCTGTTCGCCAAGACCGTGCTCGAGGCGCGGCTCGGGCGGAAGGGCGGGCATTGA
- the cysT gene encoding sulfate ABC transporter permease subunit CysT yields the protein MPPQRTLRAQRSVIPGFGLTMGLTVLWLSLIVLIPLAALFLKTAELPLERIVTILTNPRTLNALKLSFGLSLAAAAINLVFGALIVWALVRYEFPGRRLLDALVDIPFALPTAVAGIALTNLYAENGWIGSLLAPFDIKVAFTPLGILVALVFIGLPFVVRTVQPVMEDLDAELEEAAATLGAGRWTTIRRVVLPAVLPAFLTGFALAFARAVGEYGSVIFIAGNLPNVSEIAPLLIVIRLEEFRYADATTIACAMLVASFALLFLINLLQRWSQSRTGRSA from the coding sequence CTGCCGCCGCAGCGCACCTTGCGGGCGCAGCGCAGCGTCATTCCCGGGTTCGGCCTCACCATGGGCCTCACCGTGCTGTGGCTGTCGCTGATCGTGCTGATCCCGCTCGCCGCGCTGTTCCTCAAGACCGCAGAATTGCCGCTGGAACGCATCGTCACCATCCTCACCAACCCGCGCACGCTGAACGCGCTCAAGCTGTCCTTCGGCCTGTCGCTCGCCGCCGCCGCCATCAATCTGGTGTTCGGCGCGCTGATCGTCTGGGCGCTGGTGCGCTACGAGTTCCCCGGGCGGCGCCTGCTCGACGCGCTCGTCGACATCCCGTTCGCGCTGCCGACCGCGGTGGCCGGCATCGCGCTGACCAATCTCTATGCCGAGAATGGCTGGATCGGTTCGCTTCTCGCCCCGTTCGACATCAAAGTCGCCTTCACCCCGCTCGGCATCCTTGTCGCGCTGGTCTTCATCGGCCTGCCCTTCGTGGTGCGCACCGTGCAGCCGGTGATGGAGGACCTCGACGCCGAATTGGAGGAAGCCGCGGCGACGCTCGGCGCCGGGCGCTGGACCACGATACGCCGCGTCGTGCTGCCGGCCGTGCTGCCCGCCTTCCTCACCGGTTTCGCGCTCGCCTTCGCCCGCGCCGTCGGCGAGTACGGCTCGGTGATCTTCATCGCCGGCAATCTGCCGAACGTGTCGGAGATCGCGCCGCTGCTCATCGTCATCCGGCTGGAGGAGTTCCGCTACGCCGACGCCACCACCATTGCCTGTGCCATGCTGGTCGCCTCGTTTGCGCTGCTGTTCCTCATCAACCTCCTGCAGCGCTGGTCGCAATCCCGCACCGGGAGGTCGGCATGA
- a CDS encoding sulfate ABC transporter substrate-binding protein encodes MSIEIRRRGLARRTFSKLAFAGLVAASLPLAAHAADVNLLNVSYDPTRELYVAVNKAFGEKFKAESGKTLEVKQSHGGSGKQARSVIDGLDADVVTLALAYDIDAIADKGLIAADWQKRLPQNASPYTSTIVFLVRKGNPKGIKDWNDLVKPGVKVITPNPKTSGGARWNYLAAWAYALRQPGGTPETAQAFVASLFKNVPVLDTGARGSTVTFTERGVGDVLLAWENEAFLSKKEFGEDKFDIVIPSLSILAEPPVAVVDKVVDRKGTRAIAESYLKFLYTKEGQEIAAQNFYRPRDAEVAKKYEKVFPKVDLVTIDDPIFGGWRKAQKTHFDDGGVFDKIYSN; translated from the coding sequence ATGTCGATTGAAATCCGGCGCCGCGGCCTCGCCCGGCGCACCTTCTCCAAGCTGGCTTTCGCGGGTCTCGTCGCCGCCAGCCTGCCGCTCGCCGCGCACGCCGCCGACGTCAATCTGCTGAACGTGTCCTACGACCCGACCCGCGAGCTTTACGTCGCGGTCAACAAGGCGTTCGGCGAGAAATTCAAGGCCGAGAGCGGCAAGACCCTCGAGGTCAAGCAGTCGCACGGCGGCTCCGGCAAGCAGGCGCGCTCGGTGATCGACGGCCTCGATGCCGACGTCGTCACCCTGGCGCTGGCCTATGATATCGACGCCATCGCCGACAAGGGCCTGATCGCCGCCGACTGGCAGAAGCGCCTGCCGCAGAACGCCTCGCCCTACACCTCGACCATCGTGTTCCTGGTCCGCAAGGGCAATCCCAAGGGCATCAAGGACTGGAACGACCTGGTGAAGCCGGGCGTCAAGGTCATCACCCCGAATCCGAAGACCTCCGGCGGCGCCCGCTGGAACTACCTCGCCGCCTGGGCCTATGCACTCCGGCAGCCGGGTGGCACGCCCGAGACCGCCCAGGCCTTCGTCGCCAGCCTCTTCAAGAACGTGCCGGTGCTCGATACCGGTGCCCGCGGCTCCACCGTCACTTTCACCGAGCGCGGTGTCGGCGACGTGCTGCTCGCCTGGGAGAACGAGGCGTTCCTGTCGAAGAAGGAGTTCGGCGAGGACAAGTTCGACATCGTCATACCCTCGCTTTCCATCCTCGCCGAGCCGCCGGTCGCGGTGGTCGACAAGGTGGTGGACCGCAAGGGCACCCGCGCTATCGCCGAGAGCTACCTGAAGTTCCTCTATACCAAGGAGGGCCAGGAGATCGCCGCGCAGAATTTCTACCGCCCGCGCGATGCCGAGGTCGCCAAGAAGTACGAGAAGGTGTTCCCGAAGGTCGACCTCGTGACCATCGACGATCCGATCTTCGGCGGCTGGCGCAAGGCGCAGAAGACCCACTTCGACGATGGCGGTGTCTTCGACAAGATCTATTCGAACTGA